The Peptococcus niger nucleotide sequence ATGATAAAAGTGTCAGCTAATTCACGATTAAACACTTGAACAACACACCTGGAGGTATAAACATGGAAGAATTAAAATTTGTCAGATGCTCTGAAACCAAAAACGTTTCTGAAGTCCTTTACGTTGCAGATGGCGCCGGTCTGGAACTTTTGAAAGCAAACTCCACCGATGCCGCCGGTGAAAAGCACGTTCCCGTTGTTAGCCAAGACGGCAATGTGGTTAAAGTCGTTGTCGGCAGCGTTGAACATCCGATGACTGAAGAACACTACATTCCCTTCATCGTTGTTCAAACCGACAAACGCGTTTTGCGCAAAGACCTGACCCCGCAGGACGAACCGAAAGCCAGCTTCGTACTGGAAGACGGTGAAAAATTCGTCCGGGCTTACGAATACTGCAACCTGCACGGCCTTTGGAAAGCTGAATAAGCGATATCACTTGTATGCTAAATGGGGATGCGCCTAATGATTAGGCGCATCCCCATTTTTTTATGAGCTGGGACAGTCATCTTTTGACAAGCGAGGGGCTCTATGTTAAAATAAAATTCCTGATGAGTTTTTACAAGATAATTAAATTTATCCTTGACGAATCCTCGTTGGGCCTGTATAATGTATTTCGCTGGTAAATAACCGGTGTATGGAGGGGTTCCCGAGTGGCCAAAGGGGACGGACTGTAAATCCGTTAGCTCAGCTTTCGAAGGTTCGAATCCTTCTCCCTCCATCATATTGCCGCGGGGTGGAGCAGTTGGTAGCTCGTCGGGCTCATAACCCGAAGGTCGCAGGTTCAAATCCTGTCCCCGCAATTTTTTATGCTGATATAGCTCAGTAGGTAGAGCGCCACCTTGGTAAGGTGGAGGTCTCCGGTTCAAATCCGGATATCAGCTTTTTTGGCGGCATAGCTCAGCTGGCTAGAGCATACGGTTCATACCCGTAGTGTCCGGGGTTCAAGTCCCTGTGCCGCTAGTAACGTACAGACCTTTTTGTCTGTGCGTTTTTTTGTTTATAAGGGCAGTAAGGCCTTGTAAAGAATAGGCTGGTTTTAGCTAAAATTTTTTACGGGTATGTATCTCATAGTGTTTACTTAAAAGGAGATAGATAATATGAAAAAAAGATGGATCGTCCTTGCTTTATCTCTGACCCTGC carries:
- a CDS encoding desulfoferrodoxin family protein, which produces MEELKFVRCSETKNVSEVLYVADGAGLELLKANSTDAAGEKHVPVVSQDGNVVKVVVGSVEHPMTEEHYIPFIVVQTDKRVLRKDLTPQDEPKASFVLEDGEKFVRAYEYCNLHGLWKAE